In the genome of cyanobacterium endosymbiont of Braarudosphaera bigelowii, one region contains:
- the hemJ gene encoding protoporphyrinogen oxidase HemJ, with protein sequence MEYYWFKAFHIIGVVVWFAGLFYLVRLFVYHAEANEEQEPKKTILKTQYMLMEKRLYNIITTPGMLVTLVMAIGIVSTDKTVLQSWWLHVKLLFVGLLLIYHYYCGKIIKQLEQDTCLWTGKQFRMLNEAPTILLVSIVLLVIFKNNLPLNFVTLLLVLLVILMMISIQLYAKKRRFSEENKV encoded by the coding sequence ATGGAATATTATTGGTTTAAAGCTTTTCATATAATTGGTGTTGTAGTTTGGTTTGCTGGATTATTTTATTTAGTACGTCTATTTGTATATCACGCTGAAGCTAATGAAGAACAAGAACCGAAAAAAACTATTCTTAAAACTCAATATATGTTAATGGAGAAGCGTCTCTATAATATAATTACAACTCCAGGTATGCTGGTAACATTGGTAATGGCAATAGGGATAGTCTCTACAGATAAAACTGTCTTACAATCTTGGTGGCTACATGTTAAGTTGCTATTTGTTGGACTACTTTTGATTTATCATTATTATTGCGGAAAAATAATAAAACAATTAGAACAAGATACTTGTCTCTGGACAGGTAAACAATTTAGGATGCTCAATGAGGCTCCTACCATTCTACTAGTTTCTATAGTTTTATTGGTTATATTTAAAAATAACTTGCCGCTTAACTTTGTTACCTTATTACTCGTATTATTAGTAATTTTAATGATGATATCTATTCAATTATATGCAAAAAAAAGACGTTTTTCCGAAGAAAACAAAGTGTAG